From a single Lactococcus carnosus genomic region:
- the queG gene encoding tRNA epoxyqueuosine(34) reductase QueG gives MTDLKQQIIAIAKEIGISKIGFTTADNFDYLKKTLTRAQEAGTNSGFEHKNIEERVDPKLLLANAKTIIAIAVAYPNKLPQMPEKSAYKRGKFSPSSWGIDYHDILAGKMSLLAERISELTDEFDHKAMVDTGALVDTAVARRAGIGFIGKSGLVISKEFGSYMFLGELITNLDIEPDSPVDYGCGDCERCVTFCPTDALNGDTTMNAKRCLSFQTQKTGYIDEEFRIKTKSVLYGCDICQIVCPYNKGINSEPQTPIDPELSYPELQPFIKLTNKEFKEKFGEIAGSWRGKNVLQRNAIFVLANLNDKTAIPLLEEIAANPQNAVHQEAAQWALDKLKRTSQHNRPLKKNIERGKIK, from the coding sequence ATGACTGACTTAAAACAACAAATTATTGCGATAGCAAAAGAAATAGGGATCTCTAAAATTGGCTTCACGACAGCTGATAACTTTGATTACTTGAAAAAAACACTGACGCGTGCACAAGAAGCTGGGACCAACTCAGGGTTTGAACATAAGAATATAGAGGAGCGTGTTGATCCCAAGCTATTACTTGCTAATGCCAAAACGATTATCGCAATCGCGGTCGCCTACCCAAATAAGTTACCTCAAATGCCAGAAAAATCGGCTTACAAGCGGGGGAAGTTTTCACCATCCAGTTGGGGAATAGATTATCATGACATCCTAGCAGGGAAAATGTCCCTACTTGCCGAACGTATTTCAGAATTAACAGATGAATTTGATCACAAGGCCATGGTTGATACAGGTGCTTTGGTGGATACAGCTGTCGCAAGACGTGCAGGTATTGGTTTTATCGGTAAAAGTGGCTTAGTAATTTCTAAAGAATTTGGCTCCTATATGTTTCTAGGGGAGCTGATTACAAATCTTGATATCGAACCAGATAGTCCAGTCGACTATGGGTGTGGTGATTGCGAGCGTTGTGTCACGTTTTGTCCGACGGATGCCTTAAATGGCGATACAACGATGAATGCCAAACGTTGTCTAAGCTTTCAGACGCAAAAAACAGGGTATATCGATGAAGAGTTTCGGATTAAAACCAAGTCTGTCCTCTATGGCTGTGATATCTGTCAGATTGTTTGCCCCTATAACAAAGGGATAAATAGTGAACCGCAAACCCCTATCGACCCTGAGCTTTCCTATCCAGAATTACAGCCTTTTATCAAGTTGACAAATAAAGAATTTAAAGAAAAATTTGGCGAGATTGCAGGTTCATGGCGTGGTAAAAATGTCTTACAGCGCAATGCCATCTTTGTATTGGCTAATCTTAATGATAAGACAGCGATTCCCTTATTGGAAGAGATTGCTGCAAATCCCCAAAATGCAGTACATCAAGAGGCAGCCCAGTGGGCACTGGACAAGCTTAAGCGTACAAGTCAACATAATCGCCCTTTGAAAAAAAACATAGAACGTGGTAAAATTAAGTAA
- the ftsE gene encoding cell division ATP-binding protein FtsE translates to MSSIIKLSNATKKYNNGTTALRNISVDIEAGEFAYVVGPSGAGKSTFIRLLYREAKLDKGDGVVAGYNLGKIRKRDVPMLRRSIGVVFQDYKLLQHKTVYENIAYAMEVIGKRPREIKKRVMEVLDLVGLKHKVRSFPNELSGGEQQRVAIARSIANSPKVLIADEPTGNLDPENSWEIMNLLEKINIQGTTILMATHNSQIVNTLRHRVIAIENGRIVRDQIEGEYGYDD, encoded by the coding sequence ATGAGTAGTATTATTAAACTAAGTAATGCAACAAAGAAATATAATAATGGCACGACTGCCCTACGTAATATATCTGTCGATATTGAAGCTGGGGAGTTTGCCTATGTTGTAGGACCGTCTGGCGCAGGTAAATCAACTTTTATCCGCTTGCTTTATCGAGAAGCAAAATTGGATAAAGGTGACGGTGTAGTTGCAGGTTATAACCTCGGTAAAATCAGAAAGCGCGATGTGCCCATGCTACGTCGGTCGATTGGCGTTGTTTTCCAAGATTATAAATTATTACAGCATAAGACAGTCTATGAAAATATTGCCTATGCCATGGAAGTAATTGGCAAACGCCCACGTGAAATTAAAAAGCGCGTGATGGAAGTATTAGACTTAGTCGGCTTAAAGCATAAAGTCAGATCTTTCCCAAATGAACTTTCTGGTGGTGAGCAACAGCGTGTTGCTATTGCTCGCTCGATAGCAAATTCGCCCAAAGTGCTGATTGCCGATGAACCAACAGGGAACTTGGATCCAGAAAATTCATGGGAAATCATGAATTTACTAGAAAAAATAAATATCCAGGGGACAACCATCTTAATGGCCACACATAACTCACAGATTGTGAATACATTACGCCATCGTGTCATTGCGATTGAAAATGGTCGTATTGTCCGAGATCAAATAGAAGGAGAATACGGCTACGATGATTAG
- the dhaM gene encoding dihydroxyacetone kinase phosphoryl donor subunit DhaM has protein sequence MTDYGIVIVSHQKDVAKGIVALIREVAKDVAITYVGGTEDGGIGTSFEQVAAAISQNPKDKLLAFFDLGSAKMNLEIAIETSDKQVELMLVPILEGSYTAAALLQANAAIDMIKSELSEMTLNK, from the coding sequence ATGACTGATTATGGGATTGTCATTGTGTCGCATCAAAAAGATGTCGCAAAAGGTATCGTTGCCTTAATTAGAGAGGTGGCTAAAGACGTTGCGATAACTTATGTAGGTGGGACTGAAGACGGTGGTATTGGTACGAGTTTTGAACAAGTTGCTGCCGCTATTTCACAAAATCCAAAAGATAAGTTACTAGCGTTTTTCGATCTTGGCAGTGCAAAGATGAATCTTGAGATTGCCATTGAAACGAGTGATAAACAGGTTGAGTTGATGCTGGTGCCAATTTTAGAGGGAAGTTATACAGCAGCAGCACTACTGCAAGCAAATGCGGCTATTGATATGATAAAATCAGAGTTGTCTGAAATGACCCTAAATAAGTAG
- the dhaL gene encoding dihydroxyacetone kinase subunit DhaL: MEKNVAISWLTNFNEKIQANSAYLNTLDTPIGDGDHGANMARGMTAVIETLTSKEMLDASEVFKVSGMQLLTKVGGASGPLYWSAFTGIAKGLSAGQSIDNALDSGLNDIKKRGNSDIGEKTLIDVWAPVIKSLSTGERLTDQAIDTFVDATKDLKASKGRASYLGERSIGHIDPGAYSSGLFFKAMLESGGA, encoded by the coding sequence ATAGAAAAAAATGTAGCCATTAGCTGGTTGACAAACTTCAATGAAAAAATCCAAGCAAATAGTGCCTATCTGAATACCCTAGACACACCGATTGGAGATGGTGATCACGGTGCAAATATGGCAAGAGGCATGACGGCGGTCATCGAAACACTTACGAGTAAAGAGATGCTAGATGCCTCAGAAGTCTTTAAGGTATCGGGCATGCAGTTGCTAACAAAAGTGGGAGGTGCAAGTGGTCCCTTGTATTGGTCAGCCTTTACCGGAATTGCTAAAGGACTAAGTGCAGGCCAATCTATAGATAATGCATTGGACAGCGGTTTAAATGACATTAAAAAAAGGGGAAACTCTGATATCGGTGAAAAAACATTGATTGATGTGTGGGCGCCTGTCATCAAAAGCCTATCAACTGGTGAGCGCCTAACTGACCAAGCAATTGACACATTTGTAGACGCAACCAAAGATCTTAAAGCTAGTAAAGGCCGTGCGTCTTACTTGGGTGAACGCTCGATTGGGCATATTGATCCGGGGGCCTACTCATCTGGATTGTTCTTTAAAGCCATGCTTGAATCTGGAGGTGCTTAG
- the ftsX gene encoding permease-like cell division protein FtsX, whose protein sequence is MIRTFFKHLWQSIKNLRRNGWMTVAAVSSVTITLVLVGVFLAVILNTTKLASDLENNVRVSTFLKLGVHDDSKEIVDANDQSKKVTNPDYHKIEQAIKAVPNVSKVTYSSKENELEKLTKSLGKTWNMFKGDSNPLHDVYIVEANKPENVTKVAENISKVAGVDRADYGGTNTKKIFGLSKVIRTWGLAAAALLLFVAIFLISNTIRMTILSRQREIQIMRLVGAKNGYIRWPFFLEGAWVGILGAILPSILIGFVYRIGYVGLQKSLAQQDLYLLNPNTFVPQLIILMVLVGMVIGSIGSIISMRRFLKV, encoded by the coding sequence ATGATTAGAACATTCTTTAAACACCTGTGGCAATCAATAAAGAACCTTCGAAGAAATGGCTGGATGACGGTTGCTGCCGTTTCATCTGTTACCATTACCCTCGTATTAGTAGGGGTTTTCTTAGCAGTTATTTTAAATACAACAAAATTAGCATCTGACTTAGAAAACAATGTCCGTGTCTCAACCTTTTTGAAGCTCGGTGTACATGACGACAGCAAAGAAATTGTGGATGCAAACGATCAATCAAAAAAAGTAACAAATCCTGACTACCATAAGATAGAACAAGCTATTAAGGCAGTACCAAATGTGTCAAAAGTGACCTATTCTAGTAAAGAAAATGAACTAGAAAAATTAACTAAATCACTTGGTAAGACTTGGAACATGTTTAAAGGAGATAGTAATCCACTCCATGATGTGTATATCGTGGAAGCAAATAAACCTGAAAATGTGACAAAAGTTGCTGAAAATATTAGCAAAGTTGCGGGTGTTGACCGTGCAGATTACGGTGGAACTAATACTAAAAAGATTTTTGGCTTATCTAAAGTAATCAGAACTTGGGGTCTTGCTGCTGCTGCACTGTTACTATTTGTTGCCATTTTCTTGATTTCAAACACGATTCGGATGACCATTTTGTCGCGTCAACGAGAAATTCAAATCATGCGACTTGTTGGTGCTAAAAATGGTTATATTCGTTGGCCTTTCTTTCTTGAAGGCGCATGGGTAGGTATACTTGGTGCGATTTTGCCAAGTATACTCATCGGATTTGTCTATCGAATCGGTTATGTTGGCTTACAAAAATCACTTGCACAACAAGATCTATATTTACTAAACCCTAATACGTTTGTGCCACAACTTATCATCCTAATGGTGCTAGTTGGTATGGTCATTGGGTCTATCGGATCGATTATCTCGATGAGACGTTTCTTAAAAGTCTAA
- a CDS encoding GNAT family N-acetyltransferase produces MTAIRVNPIKTSEAINHLYELIKIIWPEVFTTLLGEDHVAYMLDNYQSPEKIKSEIDAGVAYYFVEADDEVVGYLAYDLAADHMYISKLYLLNSVRGKGLSRSMLNWLENTALTNHKDKLMLNVNRFNARAISVYKHMGFESTAEIDTPFGDFMLTDYRMEKQLSV; encoded by the coding sequence GTGACAGCTATACGAGTTAACCCAATTAAAACGAGTGAGGCCATTAATCACTTATATGAACTGATAAAAATTATCTGGCCGGAAGTCTTTACGACACTACTTGGTGAAGACCATGTTGCTTACATGCTAGATAATTATCAGTCTCCTGAGAAAATAAAATCAGAGATTGATGCTGGAGTAGCCTATTATTTCGTCGAAGCTGATGATGAGGTAGTCGGTTACTTAGCATATGATTTGGCGGCAGACCACATGTATATCAGTAAACTCTATTTGCTAAATAGCGTGCGTGGAAAAGGCCTATCCCGAAGCATGTTGAACTGGTTAGAAAATACGGCGCTTACTAACCATAAAGATAAACTAATGCTAAATGTGAATCGATTTAATGCACGTGCAATCTCTGTTTACAAGCATATGGGATTTGAGAGTACGGCAGAAATTGATACCCCATTTGGTGACTTTATGCTAACCGATTATCGAATGGAAAAACAACTGTCAGTCTAA
- the prfB gene encoding peptide chain release factor 2, whose translation MEISEIRNQIAQNTEKMASFRDNLDLDRLEEEIALLDHDMTAPSFWDDNIAAQKIVEQSNQLKAKYETFMDMQAMLDDQEVMLEMIEEEDDLDMREELSQELGKLSAKMQAYELEMLLNQPYDHFNALLEIHPGSGGTESQDWGSMLMRMYERWGNAHNFKVEVVDYQDGDVAGLKSATLKFTGNNAYGFLRSEKGVHRLVRVSPFDSQNRRHTSFTSVDVMPELDDSIEVDVKDADVKMDTFRSGGAGGQNVNKVSTGVRLTHTPTGIVVSSTMDRTQYGNKDLAMKMLKSKLYQLEVDKKQAEVNELKGDQADISWGSQIRSYVFMPYQLVKDTRSNYETSQIDNVMDGDLDGFIDAYLKWKML comes from the coding sequence ATGGAAATTAGTGAAATTCGCAATCAAATTGCGCAAAATACAGAGAAAATGGCATCATTTCGGGATAATCTGGATCTGGATCGCCTAGAAGAAGAAATTGCCCTGCTTGATCATGATATGACTGCACCTAGTTTTTGGGATGATAATATCGCCGCCCAAAAAATAGTTGAGCAATCTAATCAGCTGAAGGCAAAATATGAAACGTTCATGGACATGCAAGCCATGTTGGATGACCAAGAAGTCATGCTTGAAATGATTGAAGAAGAAGATGATCTTGACATGCGTGAGGAATTGAGTCAGGAACTTGGCAAACTAAGTGCTAAGATGCAAGCTTATGAACTTGAGATGCTCCTTAACCAGCCGTATGACCATTTTAATGCCCTTTTAGAGATCCATCCGGGTTCAGGTGGTACTGAGTCGCAAGACTGGGGAAGCATGCTAATGCGGATGTATGAGCGTTGGGGAAATGCGCATAACTTTAAAGTGGAAGTCGTGGATTACCAAGATGGTGATGTCGCTGGACTTAAGTCTGCAACACTCAAATTTACGGGTAATAACGCCTATGGCTTTTTACGGTCTGAAAAAGGGGTGCATCGCCTAGTACGTGTCTCTCCTTTTGACTCTCAAAACCGAAGACATACCTCTTTTACATCAGTGGATGTGATGCCTGAACTAGATGATTCGATTGAAGTAGATGTCAAGGATGCTGACGTAAAAATGGACACCTTCCGCTCTGGTGGCGCAGGTGGACAGAATGTCAATAAGGTATCAACAGGTGTCAGACTGACCCATACACCGACAGGGATTGTTGTGTCATCTACTATGGATAGAACCCAATATGGCAATAAAGATTTAGCGATGAAGATGCTGAAATCAAAACTTTATCAGCTAGAGGTTGATAAAAAACAAGCAGAAGTAAATGAACTCAAAGGAGATCAAGCAGATATTTCCTGGGGATCACAAATCCGTTCTTATGTCTTTATGCCTTATCAACTAGTCAAGGATACACGCTCAAATTATGAGACTAGCCAAATCGACAATGTTATGGATGGTGACCTAGATGGGTTCATTGATGCTTATTTGAAATGGAAGATGTTGTAA